The Arachis ipaensis cultivar K30076 chromosome B10, Araip1.1, whole genome shotgun sequence DNA window AATTGGGATTCAGGAGAATGGAgaaaaaaggaaacaaattttagtTCACGAAATTATGATAATCACATCACATGGGAATGGGGATTggatttgagagagagagaggttttgGAAGGTGGTGAATGATGATGGTGTTGGGTGGACCCTATTATGAATGTGATGTTTCGTTCTTACTACTACGTTGTTGTTACTGAGTCACTGACTCGGCGTTGAGTGAGTGATTGACTCGGTCGCTGCAATTTAAGGACAGTGGGAACACCGGAGCAATGTTCTGCGTACGGAAGATTCTTCTGCGGCTTCAACTGTTTCGAGGATTCAATCTTGTCttgtaagaaaaataaaaataaaacttttttttaattcaaatagaatTTGTGACTTATTTTCTTTCACATGTATGATATTCTGTTGAGTTATTGTGTTTACGTACACATTTTAaacataatatttatttattgtgTTTACGTATCGAACACATTTTAAACACAATATTTATTGACATTTGTAGACATATATATCTTTTATATTTAACCATatcttaataaataataaatttttttttcaaacaaatttaGATACACATAAATACCATTTAACTCCACATCTTGAATGGTTTTTCTTAGGACGCCATTAACTATTGTGGCCAATCTAGCAGTCTCAAAAATCACCTGCAcaatacaaaaaagaaaaatatcaaaATCTATAGCAATGTTATGTGATGCACTTATATTTACAGGTATGTAcacatataaaatatataatttactattATCTTTATCAAAATTTGTATACGTAggttaatataatttttatttattaaaaacaaTTTAATATATGTACTTGCCAAATGATAATAACTAAAATTACTAAAAAGTGCTGCACCTAGAAATTTTATAAACCTATGTGAACATTCAATTACAATATAGTATAAAAATATTACCGCGCGAGTAAACCTCATTGACTTGAGATCGTTGAAATCAATTGGTTCGTCTGGTTTTTTCCTTTCTCTAATGGCCAAATGCTCTTCCTGAAAAACCAGAAATTTCATCAGTGTCACAAAGTAAAAGTAAATTAAATGAAATGAATAATGAAACtgcaaattatttattattattattattatggagaCTGACTCTGAGTTCTTCAAGTGCTTTGGGATGGTCCTGAAGATACTTCACTGCCATCATTGAAGTGGCTGAAACAGTTTCATAACCAGAATACATAACTGCAATCAGTAGATCAATGATTTCTTCATCACTTAGTTTGTGTCTACTTTCATCATCATTTCCCATTAATACTCCAAGCATGTCTTTGTGTgtttcttgggattttcttctttCCTCCATTACCTCACGCAGAATGCTCACAAGAGCTTTCCTTGCCTGCAACAAAGTGTTCGTTACTTAAAATTATTGGGGTAAAATGTATTTTTTGtacttaaatattttaaaaatatttataagttttattttgttttaattttattttaaatttttatttgcatcaaatatatctttgacaactaaattttaaaaaatttaggacTAATCTAGCAATAACGTATATATGATAATTATCTCTAATTTGCTTGTATTAATGGTTGTTCTTGTAAAATTATTACTGAATTGgtcctaaattttttaaaaaattagctgACTGCGATATATTTAATGCAAAtcaaaaacgtttggattaaaattaaaagaaaaaaaaacttaaaaatattttaaaattttttagcaaacttcaaagacaaaaaatatacattatctttaattttaacaaCACTTGTATAGTCATGACTGTAGTCACCTTATAGTTTTACCATTAATTAAAATGTGACGTTAAACATAAATATTGTAATTGTATTGGGTAGTTAActtcaataataaaaatatatttattcaattatttatttaaaaaaaaagagctcaacacaataaaataaaccatattttcataccgAATAAACAAAAAATACTCAAACAAAGgagtaacaaaataaaaagatagGCAAAGATCAAACCTGACATCCGCGACGATACTTCGTCCTCGGAAGGTCAATAGGGAGAGAAATGGTTCCTGAAACCATTTTAAAGTACTCCGGCATGATTGAATCTGATATTCTGCTTGATTCCATGCTTACAACCATCATGAGTGATAAAAGGAAGGTCATCTGTCCATAAAAGTTTGAGAATGAATTATATAGTAAAAAATGTCTCACGCTCATAAAATACTCATGTTTCTGTTTTTTCTCTTGACTCATTTAGATCAAGATCTTTAATTGATAATAATTAACAAAGCAATTATTATAACTATTATCATAGCTATTTCTTTTAAGTTATGTGCAGCTAGGATGAGTAACCTTAAAATGTACAACCAATATTGcttacaatttttttaataagaataagagtttaattttggcGTACGATCACATCTGTTCTTTTAAATGACGATAATTTGTGTTCAatgaaaaaatagttatttttattgatgtgacATTATGTAATTAAATACACATTTAAAACCACTTTTGttccaaaattaaattctaagaacaatagtgataataataataataagaatagaAGGCAACCTCTTTGGTTTTGCGTTGAATGTcgaggacttgattgtcccaattgCTAAGGTGGGATCTCATGAAGTGATCAATTTTTGTCAAAAGCTGATCTCTGACCATGGCGGGACCAATAATGGAAAGCAAGGCACCTCTCAAGTACTTGTGAGTGGAGCCATGAACGGCTGCAATGTTGCAGTTTCCCAAGATGTCTACCATGGATTTAGGGTATCCTGGAACAATCCCTTTTGATTCATTCATTAGAATGTATCTATTGAGCTCTTCATCCATTGATATAATTGTAGGAGATCCCAATATGTGTGTTTTGAAAAAACTGCCATACCTGCCATTCATTATTCACAAATCACAACCAAAAgaataagaataaaaagaattggttaatagaagataaaaatgatcaaaagtaaACCATGGGGTAAAAAAGTACATGCATGAAAAGTGGTTTACTTCACACCCCAAGTAGAGACAGTAGAGTGTGTTTGGCAATGTTTTTCTTTAGACTCTCATTTGTAGTTGATAACTTTTGATTAGTTCAAAAAACTTCATCAAAGTAATAAACCATGTTTTCCAGTACTTTGGacaccaataaaaataaacatgaaACAAGCCAACCCAACTAACTTCAAGGACTacaacaaaaatttttttattaaaaagttTTTAATAGCAATAACATAATAATTATTGTATATCttatttaacttatatttttgtagtaattatatatttatagttattattatatattataatgacaataatatattttttgtgatcaTTAAAAAAGTTTTTATTGACAATTATCACTAAAACATTTTAGTATCGAAACATAAGACGTCTAATATTAGGGGTGGCAAATGGGTTGGGGTCCGCCCCGCTCCATCTACCCTACCAAAAATTCGTTCTGCTCAGTGAGACAGTCTCGAATTTCTCCTTCGCTCCGCCTAACGGCGGGTTGGCAGACTAAACTTgctaattcataaaaaaaaattataatttctaaatttataaatattaatgtctttataattctaaatatgtaataaacataatcatcaacccaattttttgaaacaaaaataaaatcaacattttaaaaagtaaaataaacattgtccaaaacatataattaaatatcTTCAAGTATCTATAATCAAACATAGAACATAATTCAAATTATaacttagaacatcttcaattacCAAAAAAAAGGACCTGTTGGAAAGCTCACCCTGTCCTGCCGAAACCCGCCAAAATTCGCGAATTAAGCGGTGCGAGTTAGGCGGACTTTTTAATCATACCAGTTTTAAATTTTCAATCCAACCCGTCTTTTTTG harbors:
- the LOC107623811 gene encoding cytochrome P450 85A-like isoform X2, which gives rise to MAFTFIAIVGGVLFLFCFFSALLRWNEVRYVKKNKGLPPGTMGWPLFGETSEFLKQGPNFMKNQRARYGSFFKTHILGSPTIISMDEELNRYILMNESKGIVPGYPKSMVDILGNCNIAAVHGSTHKYLRGALLSIIGPAMVRDQLLTKIDHFMRSHLSNWDNQVLDIQRKTKEMTFLLSLMMVVSMESSRISDSIMPEYFKMVSGTISLPIDLPRTKYRRGCQARKALVSILREVMEERRKSQETHKDMLGVLMGNDDESRHKLSDEEIIDLLIAVMYSGYETVSATSMMAVKYLQDHPKALEELREEHLAIRERKKPDEPIDFNDLKSMRFTRAVIFETARLATIVNGVLRKTIQDVELNGYLIPKGWKIYVFIREINYDPFLYPEPLKFNPWRWLQDQSLESKNHFLVFGRGTRLCPGKDLGIAEISTFLHYLVTRYRWEAAGDDKLVKFPRVSAPNGLHIRVSSY